In Oncorhynchus masou masou isolate Uvic2021 chromosome 31, UVic_Omas_1.1, whole genome shotgun sequence, the sequence ACACTTACTGGAATAGTTTTGTTTGAGAGAATTATGAATACAGATTAAACGTTTGCCACCTATCACGTGAATACCTTGTttcaggtgtatcttgtgtttcTGGGTTGGATGTGAGGCCTCTCCTGCACACATGCagtaggctacatactgtaggcaGCCACATTTTTACAACTGATGTGGATGCAGGCAAGCTGGGAGGGGATTGTCCCATACTACTTCAGCAAGTTTGACTTTCTAGAAGTACTTGACTCAAACTGAAATAGGATCAGGTATTCCCTTTGGGTGCTGTTACTGTTTCTATGTAGGTGCAGGAGCACCACAATAATTAAGAGGAACAGGacctcaagcagtagaacattttagGTGCCGGTACTCTACTCTGGTGTGCTCATGTCCAAATCAAGCACTGCTTTCTAGTGAACTGAAACGAGGATTACCATATTGTGCATGTCTGTCTATTTGTTCCCGTTGCTGTTTCACCTTTTGTTAACTttaaaaaataactttttttatCATACAAACTCTGCATGATCACAGTGGTGATAGTTCATGATAAACATGATCCCCCCCCGTGGTAGTTGTTCATGATAAACATGTTAGGCGTTCTAATCGTGCAAGGACAGTTTTGTACTAATGTTTGGAAATGGGCACTATGTTTGTATCCTAATGTAACTGAAAATGTATACCATATACAGTCTATGGTTTATGCATAGCCATCTGTTTATCTTATAGGTCCTGAAAATCTTAAAGAAACTAAGGGAGTTGGATATAACCCTAGACATTCTTGCAGTAAGACACTCCTATACttaaaattgtgtgtgtgtgttgcatgaaGAGTTGTGGTTTGCATGTGCCCATTTGTACTccaatttaatttatttttgtcTTGATTATGATTAGGAGACCGGAATTGGCAAAGCTGTAAACTCTTTGCGCAAGCATGGGGATGCAGGAGAAGCTGTTAGGCTATTGGTCAGTCACTGGAAGAAATTGGTTCCTAAAGAAACCTTGAGGTATTGTACTTAACACACTTGCTTTGGAATAATTTGAATGattgtccagtgttcattactaGAGTGTTTGAATTTCTCTCTCATACAGCCATACAGAGAAGGAGGATGCTTCGCAGAGCAAGCTTTTGGTAACCGATGCAGAGATTCAAAACCGCTCAAAAGAAGCGTGCTCAAAAATAGAGGATCGAAGTCAAAATGCTTCAGAAGATGAGCGTTTAAAAACCGATGAGGACAACCAAGATGGTCCTACTTCAAGAGGGGTGCATTTGAAAACTGATGAGAAAAACAAAGGCACTTCAGAAAAAGAGCATTTGAAAACTGACAGAAATGAAGAAAGTTTGGAAACTGAATACAAAAACCAAGGTACTTCCAAAGATGAGCATTTGAAAACTGAAGACAAAAACCAAGGTACTGCAGAGATGTCTCATTTACAGGAAGTAGATGAAGACTCAAGTGAATTGAAAAATGATAATTTTAAAAGTGAGAAGGAAAACAAGCGTACATGGAAGAAGGACaaggatgaggggaaaaaacagaaGGGGACACGAGAGTGTTTAATGGTTACTGGGAAAAAAAGTAATTGGAGTAGAAATTCTGAAGATGAAAATGTTGTCCTGCCAAACACAACATTTTCATCTAAGAGCAGCCACAAGAAAGCCAAGTCGATTTCCAGGGAAGAATCTAACAACAATTCCGACAACGGAGGGAAATGTGGGATAAGGAGAGACTCCAATAGAGAAACACTGCCGTGTCCTAAACCATCCAGCGAGGAGTCATCAAAATCTAAACCTGATAGAAAATGGACAGTTATTGACAAATCCAATGACCAAGACAACAAAAAAGCGAGTGACTCCCTAGGTTGTAATGGAGAGAGGCGGAAACCAAGTGAAAGAAAGCAAGTCTGCCATGAAGACAAAAAGACTAAACAAGAGGGAAAATCAAAGACCAAAGAGAAAATGGCGATTGAGGACAAGCCGAATGGCAGTGACGTCGAGGTGCCCTCCATGTCTTTTGAGTCTTTCTTGAGCTATGACATCAACACGCCAAAGAGGAAGAAAACATCTGAGAGTAAAAAAACACCTAAGAAACTTAAGACTGTTGAAAAAGAAGTAAAGGTTGTGAAGACACCCAGCACAAAATCCAATAAGCAGTTACCTGCGGCGACTGCAGATTTTTCACTGCCTAAAAAGGTACATTTGGCATGGCGTTGTAATGCATTGTAAATGTTTTGAGGTGACATTCTGATTCTACAATGTCACATTGATCAAAGACATCCTTTTTAAGGCTATGAAGGGGTCTGTGATGGACTTGCTTAATATTCCATTGCCAACATTTCTACCCGAATATGACGAGCTCTCCAACTTCAACTACTACGACAGGAAAAGTGAGTGTAAACTGTGGTATTTTTTTCCCCCAAGGGTTTGTGAATGAGCAAGCTTTACAAACTTAATCTAACTCCACTGAACATGTAGTTGCATGTCATGACTTGAATCCTATTTAATCTTGCTATGTAAAATGCTGGGCTCCCTTGTTAGACCTTGGTCTCAATGGGACTCCCTGTTGAATTAATGATCAAATAAAGTGTTTTTGGGGTGTTATGTGTAATTTGTTTCAGTGGAAGACAAATCTAAAGTCTTGGTCTCTGAGGGCCCGGTCTTCACTGGTCAAAGACTCAACCGGAAGATGCAGGTCTATTCTGGTGCAAAGTCTGCCTTTCTCCCAACCATGATGTCCTTGTACCAGCAATGCATCCGGGCACTGCAGAACAACATTGACTGTGAGTATGGCCCAGGCAGGGAACCTCAACACTCTTACGCAAGGTTGTCCTTTGGATGGAGAGAATGTTAACGCTCTGATCTTTTCTTAGTGCTCTATGAGATCGGAGGGGTCCCATTTGAAATCCTTGAGCCAGTACTAGAGCGCTGTACACCCGATCAGCTGTTTCGTATTGAAGAGTGCAACCCGGTAAGAATCCCATTCTTAAGTTGATTTTGAGGAGGCCTGATTTAAGTGTTGTGCCTGCAAGGGTTAATGCTGGACAGGCCTCCCATCACTTTACCCCTGAGTGCCAACCTGCAAGTACTTCCTGTATGTCTGATAGTGCTGCATAGGTAATATGGCTTCACCATGGCAACTTggtataaaaataaatacaactaaTATTCTTACACCAATTTAACACTTCATAGCTGTGAATACTGATGGCTTAGATTTGTAAGGTTTGGTAAGAAATATGGGTACTGTGAGCAGATTTGCCATTTTCACTGATCAACCaatagacgggttggttgtttagcaagaGAACTGACGCGCCCGCAACTATGGGACAAAACAGACTTGGTTGGCTTAGATTATttacaacatgtaaactatatttcaatgtttaaatacatttgcacaatgagtgcttgtctcaaatacattgttgttattgttgttggttggctagctagcaatttGTTTTGCCAAATTAGCATAGACATGGCATTAGTCAACACCTCAACAAGAGGTTATCAAGAACAAGCTGACACGAGCcacctacgattccccacatggcagcttcttctcattgttgctagctatctggccatccagaatcacaggACTTCTGCCCCATTCTGCACATCGTTTTCATGAAGTTGTCAGCTAAACCGTCTATGCTCTCTGACAGATGTATGTTGGATTGACTGATCACTTATGGGAGAAGCACTGTCAGCGGGACTTCAGGAATGCCCAACTAGAGGAGTACGAGTCCTGGAGAGAGATGCATATGAGGCTATctgaggaaagggagaggaagctCCAAAGACTGACTAAAACCATAGTCTCTGCCCATTCAGGAAAACCCAAAGGTTTGCTATTTCATCATGTTTTTGTATTGCTTCACGTCATTCACAGGAAATCCTTGACATTCAAGTTCTTGGACAGGTCAAAAAGTAACCCTAGATGTCTTACCATTCAGCCTTTGGACTGTGCTCATGCTCTGACGTCAAGTTATGCTACCTTTTGAACTGAGATCCTCCACTTTACAAACTCTGGTCTTTGGTTGAAAGGGACTGAGCAACAGTTGGCCCAGTTGTTTTGAAGTGATCTGAGCAAGACTACCCCTAAATGCTGACCAGGCACTGGGTTAATTCAGACCTGGCCATCTGTCCCCCGACCAACAGAGGCTATGAATAGATCTAAAGGGTGACTGGCTACGGGGTTAAATCTAAACCTTGTCAATCTGTCATGGCCTCTGCTGGCCTTGTAGGGCTGGAGATTATGTAGAATAAAGCCTTTCCCATCACTGACTGGGGTTCTGTAAAATCCAGATCTCCCCATTTCTAACAGTAAACTAAATGCTATAGTGCAATTATTCCTTAATGTGTAAATGGTAGTATTTGTATTATTGGGTCAAACATCTTTGGTTTGTCTCTCCAATCATATCTTATAGACTCCACAGTTGGCATATTTACTTACTGTAGGTCTTTTCACTAATACTAGTTGTGGAATAAGAATTTGTCTTCTAAAATGTAatttcttccctctttctcccactcccagGTCGGCAGGTGAAAATGGCATTTATTAACTCTGTTGCCAAGCCGCCTAGAAATGTGAGAATTCAGCAAGAGATCCATGGAACTGCAAGACATCCACGAATCCAGCAGGAGAACAATGGACCTACTGGTGTCGTACTGCCGCCTCACCCACTGGACAGGCCCAGGTCTGTCCCCACCTTCCTGTCATTCTCATATTGACCATGGTGACAAAGATGCCTACTTACAAATGTATATGCCAGAAAATACATTTCTTGCTCCAAGTATGACAATCATACATCTTATGGAGTTGCTATCCTTTGAATAATTTATCATTTTAACTGAAATTAATTTTAATCAATATCTTGATGAACTATGTTTTCGTAATCTAATTTCAAAAGCTGGGTAACAACTCAATACTGAGCCTAATGTATGCACTAAAGGATCCTAACACATGGTTGACATTCTACTCCTCAATGGTTGACTCATGTCATTGTACTTTCATTGGTAGCTCAATCACCTGACCACAGAGAGTGTTTATTTGTTCCCATGGTCTACGCTCTACTCCCCCAAATGAAAATAACCAGCAACGGTTGCTAAACAGAGCCATAACCTGGCTGTTAAGATCGTGGTAGTGCTAGATTAAATACCTTTCTCTCGAGAAGGGTGTCGGATAAACTGGTTTCAAACTGGTTTCATTCATACATTCTGCTTGTCCTCAGTTTTCCACTGCAACAAATCATTGTAACAGACATTGTTCTCTAGACTTGACTCAATAAATTTGGCAGTATCAATACAACAAATGGTTTTAGACATTTCTGGTGGCGCTTTTGAACTGATGCTATTTAAACCGTTTTAAAAAACGGATTTGTTCAAACTCCATGTTTGTTAATCCTTTTCTGTCGGAGTATGGTTTAGTTTCTCTAACATTGTTATTAAatcattttgtgtgtgtatgcaattGGGATGTAACCGTAATGTAGACGCCATGATCttaacactgtacactgcccctctccttctcagtgTCAAGGCCCAGGAAAACAGAGCTAGACCCTGCTATGTTGAACCTCCTAGGCCAAGCACCACTGTCTCTGGGACAAGCCAAGGACAAGATTCCCGCAAAAAAACACGTAAGTAGAATCACTTGGCACCTAATGGGTTAACAACACTTTACTACTGATTCATGAACAGTGTAATTGTATTGACATATCTAACTTTTTACTCCAGGGACTGATTCCTTTTGTGAGGCTAACGGTAATATACGTGGATCAAATTGTACTTCTCCCATTTTGTGCATGCCGCTGTCGTAGGCCAGCAACTTCTAGTAGAAGTCAATGCTTGTGCCATAATGCAGGATTACATTTTAACCAGCAGGTGATAAAGGTCGGCATTCCCACAAAGTGGGGGATTTGTGAGAAGTGAGTTTGACTGTTGGATTACATCAATACTCTGCTGAATTACTTTGTGTAGGAGTAGAAATGGTCTGTTCACAATGGCTACATAACATATATTTGTTTTCCTTGAAATATACCAGCATCTTTCATTAGATTCAGAAATGCATTTTGTCCTACAAAGACTTGGTGTATTCATAACGGAAATGGTTCACTCTTTATGAaccaaatggaagcaaacagAGCAAAACAAGGGTTTCTACTGGACAAATTCAGATAGGTTCTATTTGCTTCAGTTTACACTGATTCTGTTAACATTTcttaatgaatacaccccatgcagtggtatacagaaggtgTACTTGTGAAGATTAAATATAGAAATCAACATCAGTCTGGCCATTCATAATCCTGGACCGGTCAAATTAGCCTGTGGAACCAGCTTGATCACAGTGTTAACCATTGTTTTTACTGTGAAATACACAGATGAGGCTTGTTACACCAGGCTATGGCCAAGTTGCGAACGTTCTACTTCTTCTTTCTCTTGAGGGGTGGCACCTATGATGGCAAAGTCTCTGAAGGCCTTTAAAACGATGGGGCGTAGATGAAGGCCCTAAGAGGATGGATGGACTGCTGGAAACTTGTGGATACAGGTGCATTGATTCCACTTCATGCCTTTTCACTATTCATTCCAGGCCAAATGTCCCTTTCTTGGCCTACTTTACTTTTTGAGACCAAATTGGAGCTGTaactatacactgagtatacaaaacattaaggacacctgtttccatgagactgaccagttgaatccaagtgaaagctatgatccctgattgatgtcacttgttaaattcacttcaatcagtgtagatgagggggaggagatgggctaaagaaggatttttaagccttgagacatggctTGTGTATGTGTGGCATTCAGAGGGAGAATTGGCAAGAACGGTacgacatccagtcaacttgacaactgtggaatgctttcgacactttgtagagtccattcctgacgaattaaggctgttctgaggggtggggggtgtgcaactcaatattaggaaggtgtgttcttaatgttttgtatactcagtgtagctATTGGGTCGGGCCATCTTTGTATGAAGTTTTTTGCCCATGCTGCTTGTAAAACAATTGCTGCATTTGAATGATGGGTATGTTTCAATGTTATTTGTTTGTTCATATTGTCAAACACTGAATTGCACTATTAAATATGATGAAAACCACGCATTGTTTTTGGCCTTTCATCTATTTGTGGACATGGTgctaactgccaaaataaaggaaaccccaACAGTGTCTTAATAGAGCGTTGGGCTACCACGAGCCAGAGTCTGGGACTCTACTAGAAGGATCCCACACCATTCTGCTGTGAGAAATTCCATTGGGTGTTCTGTTGATGGTGGGAAACGCTGTCTCAGGTCCAGCTCCAGattctcccataagtgttcaattgggttgatcTGGTGACCGAGACGACAATGGCATATGATTtacatgctcatcaaaccattctgTGACCATTTGTTCCCTGTGGAGGGGGGCATAGTCTTCTGATggtggcatagccatggtagcaaAAATACTTGTAATTGCCTGCCCAGCTATTTTaaacatgaccctaagcatggtAATTGCTTAATTCAGGAGCCACACCCTTGTGGAACCACCTGCGTTCAATATacattgtatccctcatttacgcAAGTGTTAACATGATTTTGGTAGATACCTGTATGCCTGTTATTTTCAGGGGGCTGGTGTTGTCATTTAGTATGTTCTAGTGCCTCTTAGTGGATAAGAGAAGATAATGCAAGTGTTATGCTCATATTATCAAcaatcattttttttttcaccatcgagcagtggttctcaacatttttggttactggacacaggtgtcaaactcattccatgaagGCCTTGTATCTGCTGGCTTTTGGTTTTTCCTTTAAATGAATACCTGGAAATTAAGAGCgtagttccttactaattagtgacctttatTCATCAAGTACAAGGGAAGAATGTACCTGCAGACAATCGGCCCTCTGTGGAATGCGTTTGACGTGCTGTACACTCGACACATTTGGCTCTACCCAAAATATCCCATCAACTGATCCCAATGCCCATGTTATGAGTCTTCCCATGTACCATCTGTGGGTATGCCAGGTACGAGTAGTTACCCCAGGGTTGAGACCCGCTGACCTAGATGTTCATCAAGTGAAGACTGATCCATCCTGAATTACTCAGGCAGTTCAGACGGTACGCCCTCACTCTTTTGAAAATGGGTTCTATATTTGTATTCATTGCTTTTTGGTGGATGGACCTACATCAATGGTGCATTCAGTATGACAACTGTGTTCAACGGTTTAATTCAACGGAACCGGTACTGTACTCACCTTTACTGGTCGTAAAGAACTGTGGTTATGGTGGCCCAGAAGGCGATTGTGTATGAGTTTTGCGATATCTAATGGTCACACCCATATTGATATAGCCAAATGGGAGAAAACAGGCCTACCTCAAAGGCTGTTGAACTGTGTGCACTGTTCTTGGAAAGTGTTCAGTAGGCTACAAACTAATGCAATGTAGTAAATGTTGAACCAAACTGAATGCACCCCAGGTTTACATGTACATTTCTGACAGCTGCCCCATAAAGACAGATTCATATTTGACTTACAAACAAGATTGACACCCggctttgttttttttttgtatgttACCTACtctacagtgtgtgtatatgtttttaaattgaGCCAACAACttggcaagtaagttaagaacaaattcttatttacaatgactaccaaccctggacgatgctgggcctattgtgcgctgccctatgggactcccaaacacagcctagattcaaaccagggactggaGTGATGCATCTTGCACTGAGATCCAGTGCCTTTGACCACTACACCACTCGGGAGCATAACTCCCAGAATAAACTGTATTAAGAACAGAGTATTAAAGACAAAACTAGGATATTTCAGGCTAAAATAACACTGAGCTGAGGTACAGTAGGACAACTGAAGAAGGGCTACTGATTCAATCGTGATCCTCTCTCTTGCTTCTACTTTTCCAGAGGGTGTGAGTGAAATAAAGGGAGGAGCAGTTAGGAATGGTGACGTCAGATTGAAACGAGGGAGTGAATGTTCCGGGTCAGAAacaggggtgtaatcattagtccaaacagttgcagaaacgttttgcaactaaaacaagagtttctattggactaATTCAGGTATGTCCCGCCCATGTCGtttcgtttgcttccgtttaagaaacatttgGCAACAGAATCTGCCGAATGAGTACACCACTGGTCTGAGGGGAAAATAACTCCAGGACAACGAAATCAGTAGGCTACACGAAATAAGACCTAAACAGAGATGTGTTCGTTTTCGGGAGCCGATTAGAAAAACTAACATTCCAGAGGCGACGTGAGTAAAGAATAAAAAACCAAGCCTACAAAAGTATTGAATGTGAGAGCGCTAGACAGCGTTTATATTCCATGGTGCCCATTGGTATTTATTTACGCCTGGGGGAGGTGGTTAAGATGTTTGCTTTGGAAATTCGTTCGACCAACTGCAATAAAGTGTTTGGCAAGCAATCTAGTAGCTAGGTGGCTGTATTCAGTTGCGCCTTCCGTTTCTTTAATTGGACGTCTATTCGGGATATTTGTTAAGAACGGATTTTGCCATTACCCGGTGATGTTTCACTGTATACCTCTGTGGCGGTGCAACCGTCATGTTGAAGTGATCGATAAGCGGCACTGCTCTCTGTTGTACGTCCCGGATGAGATCTACCGCTACAGTCGGAGTTTGGAGGAACTTTTGCTGGACGCTAACCAACTCCGCGACCTGCCCAAGGTAAGCAGAATGTGTTTGCTAGCTGGCTTAACTAAAACTGTATTATGCATAGTTCACTGATAAGATGTAATGTTACGTGTTGGAAAAAAATAGTTGTACAATAAATGTAATCAATGACGAGTTATTTATGCCATGGAAAATAACCTACAGTTTAAACAGGTTACGTGAACAGGTGACTTGGGTACATGATTTTATTTCATGGGGACATAATCATTATAAAATATTGATATTCGTCTGGACCGGGCAGAGatcttaaaaaaaatgttattaatTTAActcaagtcagttcagaacaaattcttatttgcaattaCGGACGACTctgcgccgccccatgggactCAATCAcggcaggttgtgatacagcctggaatcgaacccgggtctgtaatgacgcttctagcactgagatgcagtaccttattCCGCTGCGCCGCTCGGGATCCCAAAGCGGCAAgaagggatacagcttttgtcaaatgaACATCAGAAGTATATATCTTTTGTGTTACGGTTGCACTAACCATAACCGCATTATTCTAACCTACTAGGTGACATCCCAACCTGCTCCGAAAAGTCAAATCTGACGTTAAA encodes:
- the eloal gene encoding elongin A, like, yielding MDALDVSKKVLQFKLQLKETTESKKETGIGKAVNSLRKHGDAGEAVRLLVSHWKKLVPKETLSHTEKEDASQSKLLVTDAEIQNRSKEACSKIEDRSQNASEDERLKTDEDNQDGPTSRGVHLKTDEKNKGTSEKEHLKTDRNEESLETEYKNQGTSKDEHLKTEDKNQGTAEMSHLQEVDEDSSELKNDNFKSEKENKRTWKKDKDEGKKQKGTRECLMVTGKKSNWSRNSEDENVVLPNTTFSSKSSHKKAKSISREESNNNSDNGGKCGIRRDSNRETLPCPKPSSEESSKSKPDRKWTVIDKSNDQDNKKASDSLGCNGERRKPSERKQVCHEDKKTKQEGKSKTKEKMAIEDKPNGSDVEVPSMSFESFLSYDINTPKRKKTSESKKTPKKLKTVEKEVKVVKTPSTKSNKQLPAATADFSLPKKAMKGSVMDLLNIPLPTFLPEYDELSNFNYYDRKMEDKSKVLVSEGPVFTGQRLNRKMQVYSGAKSAFLPTMMSLYQQCIRALQNNIDLLYEIGGVPFEILEPVLERCTPDQLFRIEECNPMYVGLTDHLWEKHCQRDFRNAQLEEYESWREMHMRLSEERERKLQRLTKTIVSAHSGKPKGRQVKMAFINSVAKPPRNVRIQQEIHGTARHPRIQQENNGPTGVVLPPHPLDRPSVKAQENRARPCYVEPPRPSTTVSGTSQGQDSRKKTRVAPMMAKSLKAFKTMGRR